In the genome of Pseudomonas bubulae, one region contains:
- the pseH gene encoding UDP-4-amino-4,6-dideoxy-N-acetyl-beta-L-altrosamine N-acetyltransferase yields the protein MQQLGQLRPIEQHELELMLDWRNAPNVRANMYTRHEISLEEHLAWWARVQKRDDQQYFMYEADDAPLGIVGFVGIDKTSENSSWAFYASPEAPKGTGSKMEFLALECAFNQLALHKLYCEVLAFNAPVIKLHQKFGFSVEGILREHHKIDDTFIDIYRLGLLETEWAEKRTDMLNKLIKLSGKSA from the coding sequence ATGCAGCAACTTGGACAGCTACGCCCGATAGAACAGCATGAACTTGAGTTGATGCTTGATTGGCGCAACGCACCCAATGTGCGGGCCAATATGTATACCCGCCACGAAATAAGCCTGGAGGAACATCTGGCCTGGTGGGCACGGGTACAAAAACGTGACGATCAGCAGTATTTCATGTACGAAGCTGATGATGCGCCACTGGGCATCGTGGGCTTTGTAGGGATCGACAAAACCAGTGAGAACTCATCCTGGGCTTTTTATGCCTCACCCGAGGCGCCAAAAGGCACCGGCAGCAAAATGGAGTTCTTGGCACTGGAGTGTGCATTCAATCAACTTGCCCTGCATAAACTTTACTGTGAAGTGCTCGCCTTTAATGCACCCGTTATCAAGCTGCATCAAAAGTTCGGTTTTAGCGTAGAAGGCATCCTGCGCGAGCATCATAAAATCGATGACACCTTTATCGATATCTATCGGTTAGGCCTGCTGGAAACAGAGTGGGCAGAAAAACGCACCGATATGTTGAACAAATTAATCAAACTTTCCGGAAAAAGCGCATGA
- the pseG gene encoding UDP-2,4-diacetamido-2,4,6-trideoxy-beta-L-altropyranose hydrolase, whose amino-acid sequence MKIVLRVDASLQMGTGHVMRCLTLANALKQQGNKCEFICREHAGNLIGHIRSQGFDVHELPSTGSIAIDGPVLAHAAWLGATQEEDAQQCTSIIRQLKPDWLIVDHYALDARWEAALAAYYRKLMVIDDLADRPHISDLLLDQTFGRDASDYAPWTPQTCTLLCGSQFSLLRPEFAALRDFSLERRRNPQLQHLLITMGGVDKDNATGKILQALKNTDLPADCHFSVVMGSTAPWLAEVQQLAGKMPWPTTVKVGISDMAQLMAESDLAIGAAGATSWERCCLGLPTIMVVLADNQALAAQILDNAQAVIKLALDEQLASELEQIVSTLTHDSNRLESMTEHAKNITDGTGCQHVARQLNVLSQI is encoded by the coding sequence ATGAAGATTGTTTTGCGTGTCGATGCCTCGCTGCAAATGGGCACAGGTCATGTCATGCGCTGCCTGACCCTGGCCAACGCACTCAAGCAGCAAGGCAATAAATGCGAATTCATCTGCAGGGAACATGCTGGCAACCTGATAGGACATATCCGCAGCCAGGGTTTTGATGTGCATGAACTGCCCTCTACGGGTTCGATAGCCATCGATGGCCCCGTACTGGCACATGCAGCCTGGCTCGGGGCCACGCAAGAAGAAGATGCACAGCAATGCACATCCATTATTCGTCAGCTCAAACCCGACTGGCTTATCGTGGATCACTACGCGCTGGATGCCCGATGGGAAGCCGCGCTGGCGGCGTATTACCGCAAATTGATGGTGATCGACGACCTGGCAGACCGGCCACATATCAGTGACCTGCTGCTGGATCAGACCTTCGGCCGAGACGCCAGCGACTATGCCCCCTGGACCCCGCAGACATGCACCCTGCTCTGTGGCTCGCAATTTTCGCTACTGCGGCCCGAATTCGCAGCCTTGCGAGACTTCAGCCTCGAGCGTCGGCGCAACCCGCAACTGCAACACCTGCTGATCACCATGGGCGGTGTGGACAAGGACAACGCCACCGGGAAAATCCTGCAGGCACTGAAAAACACGGATCTGCCGGCGGATTGTCATTTCAGCGTGGTGATGGGCAGTACCGCGCCATGGCTGGCAGAAGTTCAGCAACTGGCCGGGAAAATGCCCTGGCCGACCACGGTGAAAGTCGGTATCAGCGACATGGCACAACTGATGGCCGAAAGCGATCTGGCTATTGGTGCGGCGGGCGCAACGTCATGGGAGCGCTGCTGCCTGGGGTTGCCTACCATTATGGTGGTGCTGGCGGATAACCAGGCCCTGGCCGCACAGATTCTTGATAACGCACAGGCTGTTATCAAGCTTGCGCTGGATGAGCAACTGGCAAGCGAGCTTGAACAGATAGTCAGTACGCTCACCCATGACTCAAATCGCCTTGAAAGCATGACTGAACACGCCAAAAACATTACCGACGGCACAGGCTGTCAGCATGTCGCCCGCCAGCTGAATGTGTTGAGCCAAATTTAA
- the pseF gene encoding pseudaminic acid cytidylyltransferase: protein MKLAIIPARGGSKRIARKNIKLFCAKPMIAWSIDAALQSGCFDQVIVSTDDQEIAEVARQYGATVPFMRPAELSDDHTGTVPVIQHAIEWVNAQGQPVEQACCLYATAPFVSAEDINRGLDILDATQSDYAFSVTSYAFPIQRAIRLNDEGRVQMFNPEYFNIRSQDLEEAFHDAGQFYWGTADAWLQGRMIFGTGSVPVPLPRHRVQDIDTPEDWVRAEWLFKAMQAEAQ, encoded by the coding sequence ATGAAACTGGCGATCATCCCCGCACGCGGAGGCAGCAAGCGTATTGCACGCAAGAACATCAAGCTGTTCTGCGCAAAGCCGATGATCGCCTGGTCCATTGATGCAGCCCTGCAAAGTGGCTGCTTTGATCAGGTCATAGTGTCCACTGATGATCAAGAGATTGCCGAGGTCGCACGTCAGTACGGCGCAACGGTGCCTTTTATGCGCCCAGCCGAACTGTCTGACGACCACACCGGTACTGTTCCGGTGATCCAGCATGCCATTGAATGGGTCAATGCCCAGGGCCAACCCGTCGAGCAGGCATGTTGCCTGTATGCCACGGCCCCTTTTGTCAGCGCTGAAGATATCAATCGCGGCCTTGACATCTTGGACGCCACCCAAAGCGATTACGCCTTCTCAGTGACCAGCTATGCCTTCCCCATCCAGCGGGCAATTCGCCTCAATGATGAAGGTCGGGTGCAGATGTTCAATCCCGAGTACTTCAACATCCGCTCCCAGGATCTTGAAGAGGCGTTTCACGATGCCGGTCAGTTCTACTGGGGCACCGCAGATGCGTGGCTTCAAGGGCGAATGATCTTCGGTACTGGCTCTGTGCCTGTGCCGCTACCGCGTCACCGGGTACAGGATATCGACACACCCGAAGATTGGGTACGTGCCGAGTGGTTGTTCAAGGCCATGCAGGCCGAAGCGCAGTGA
- the pseC gene encoding UDP-4-amino-4,6-dideoxy-N-acetyl-beta-L-altrosamine transaminase: MIPYGRQDITQTDIDAVVGVLQSDFLTQGPMVPRFEQSVAQHVGATHALAVNSATSALHIACLALGLGPGDRLWTTPITFVASANCALYCGADVDFVDIDPRTYNLCPQALALKLEQAEREGTLPKVVVPVHLCGQPCDMQAIHALSQRYGFKIIEDASHAIGGKYQGEFIGNSRYSDITVFSFHPVKIITTAEGGMALTNDEALANKMALLRSHGITRDPAQMTREADGPWYYQQIDLGFNYRMTELQAALGVTQMERLDQYVARRHQLARRYDDLLTGLPVTAPWQHADSYSGLHLYVIRLQLDKIQKTHRQVFEALRELGIGVNLHYIPVHTQPYYERMGFKPDDFPQSQTYYQEAISIPMFQTMTDEQQDEVIAALRVAVQA; encoded by the coding sequence ATGATTCCCTACGGCCGCCAAGACATCACCCAGACCGATATCGATGCGGTCGTGGGGGTACTGCAATCCGATTTTCTGACCCAGGGCCCCATGGTCCCCCGCTTTGAACAAAGCGTGGCGCAGCATGTGGGTGCCACCCATGCCCTGGCTGTCAACAGTGCCACCTCGGCATTGCACATTGCCTGCCTGGCCCTCGGGCTTGGCCCGGGCGACCGGTTGTGGACAACGCCAATCACGTTCGTGGCTTCGGCCAACTGCGCGCTGTACTGTGGCGCCGACGTGGATTTTGTCGATATCGACCCACGCACCTACAATCTCTGCCCGCAGGCGCTTGCCCTCAAGCTGGAACAGGCCGAACGCGAAGGCACTCTGCCTAAAGTCGTCGTTCCCGTTCACTTGTGTGGTCAGCCGTGCGATATGCAAGCCATCCATGCCCTGTCCCAGCGCTATGGATTCAAGATTATTGAAGATGCATCTCACGCCATTGGTGGCAAATACCAGGGTGAGTTCATCGGTAACTCCCGTTACAGCGACATCACCGTATTCAGCTTTCATCCGGTAAAAATCATCACCACCGCCGAAGGCGGCATGGCGTTGACCAACGATGAAGCACTGGCCAATAAAATGGCCCTGCTGCGCAGCCACGGCATTACCCGTGACCCGGCGCAGATGACCCGCGAAGCGGATGGTCCTTGGTACTACCAGCAGATCGATCTGGGCTTCAACTACCGCATGACCGAACTGCAGGCCGCTCTGGGCGTGACCCAGATGGAGCGCCTGGACCAGTACGTTGCTCGCCGCCATCAACTGGCCCGTCGCTATGACGACCTGCTGACCGGCTTGCCCGTAACCGCACCATGGCAGCATGCCGACAGCTACTCCGGTCTGCACCTGTATGTAATCCGCTTGCAACTGGACAAGATCCAGAAGACCCATCGCCAGGTGTTCGAAGCGCTGCGCGAATTGGGTATCGGCGTAAACCTGCACTACATTCCGGTACACACCCAGCCTTATTATGAGCGCATGGGCTTTAAACCGGACGACTTCCCGCAGTCGCAAACCTACTATCAGGAAGCAATCAGCATCCCGATGTTTCAAACCATGACGGATGAGCAGCAGGATGAAGTAATTGCTGCTCTGCGCGTAGCGGTGCAGGCATGA
- the pseB gene encoding UDP-N-acetylglucosamine 4,6-dehydratase (inverting): MLTNKTILVTGGTGSFGNTFVPMTLAKYNPKKIIIFSRDEMKQWDMAKKFEGDSRVRFFIGDVRDKERLYRALDGVDYVVHAAATKIVPTAEYNPFECVKTNINGAMNLIDACIDKRVHRTVALSTDKASSPINLYGATKLASDKMFVAGNSYSGSHDSTFSVVRYGNVMGSRGSVIPFFMSIKDKGVLPITDERMTRFMISLEDAVKLVWHAFEDMEGGEIYVKKIPSMKVTDLARVVAPEAEQKVIGIRPGEKLHEQMISAEDAYYTYEYPEHFKILPTINGWADCPKRIKDGVRVPEGFVYASDNNTEWMSDADLENWIEINRAKIGSI, translated from the coding sequence ATGCTTACCAACAAAACGATTCTTGTCACTGGCGGCACCGGCTCTTTCGGTAATACCTTCGTACCGATGACCCTGGCCAAGTACAACCCGAAAAAAATCATCATCTTCTCCCGTGACGAGATGAAACAGTGGGATATGGCCAAGAAGTTTGAAGGCGACTCCCGTGTACGCTTCTTCATCGGTGATGTGCGTGACAAGGAGCGTCTGTACCGTGCTCTGGACGGCGTGGATTATGTGGTGCATGCCGCAGCGACCAAAATTGTACCGACTGCCGAGTACAACCCGTTCGAATGCGTAAAAACCAATATCAATGGCGCCATGAACCTTATCGATGCCTGTATCGACAAGCGCGTTCATCGCACCGTTGCCTTGTCCACTGACAAAGCCAGCAGCCCGATCAACCTGTACGGCGCCACCAAACTGGCCTCCGACAAAATGTTCGTGGCTGGCAACTCCTACTCCGGCAGCCATGACTCAACCTTCTCCGTAGTGCGTTACGGCAACGTAATGGGCTCGCGCGGTTCGGTCATCCCATTCTTTATGTCCATCAAGGACAAAGGCGTGCTGCCGATTACTGATGAGCGCATGACCCGTTTCATGATCTCGCTGGAAGATGCAGTGAAACTGGTTTGGCACGCCTTTGAAGATATGGAAGGCGGTGAGATCTACGTTAAAAAGATCCCGTCGATGAAAGTCACGGATCTGGCCCGCGTAGTAGCCCCTGAAGCAGAGCAAAAAGTTATCGGTATTCGCCCGGGCGAAAAACTGCACGAGCAGATGATCAGCGCTGAAGACGCCTACTACACCTACGAATACCCGGAACACTTCAAGATCCTGCCGACCATCAACGGTTGGGCAGACTGCCCTAAACGCATCAAGGATGGTGTGCGGGTACCTGAAGGCTTCGTCTACGCCAGTGACAACAACACTGAGTGGATGAGCGATGCCGATCTGGAAAACTGGATCGAAATCAACCGCGCCAAGATCGGGAGCATCTAA
- a CDS encoding polysaccharide biosynthesis tyrosine autokinase: MQQTPVTKPHEQDDDNDEIDLMGLLGTLIDHKWLIAGVTGVFMAAGVAYALLATPVYQANALIQVEAKKNDPLGFSDISSMLGKESPSATEIELIKSRRNIGAAVDNLKLDIEVEPNYFPLIGEFMARRFKPDAENSVASPLFGMSSYAWGGEKLKIAELELPKELLGEELTLISGDAGSFTLLNEDDNVLAKGQVGTAINENGVRLLVETLQTNPGTTFSVVRQPRLTTIMAYQKALDISERGKESGMIGMALEDTNPEVAIQTLNEIARLYVQQNIERTSAEAAQSLGFLKDQLPQVRKDLEKAENALNAFQIRSKSIDISLEAKAILDQIVALDTSISTLKLQQAEMDRKFTPQHPAYRALMGQLAELTAKQNRLAKQVEGLPSTQQELLSLTRDLKVSTEIYTQLLNKSQELDVMRAGAVGNVRLIDTADVDLRFPVKPKKALIVLIATLLGAFLAIGYVLFRKALNRGVQNPDDIEKLGLPVYASIPFSSLQKVEDEKSPGGRGTRVTPLLASSHPTDLAIEGLRSLRTSLHFAMLEADNNRLMISGPSPKVGKSFVSANLAAVIAQSGQRVLLVDVDMRKGYIHKMFGIPVENGLSDLLAKRCDLNTAIHKTEVENLDVIGRGQIPPNPSELLMHKNFTEFLEQVSADYDQVILDTPPFLAVTDAAIVGRQSGTNLIVTRFELNPAREVELTMRRFAQNGIDLKGAIFNGVEKRASAKYGYGAYGYYNYEYKSDSV, from the coding sequence ATGCAGCAAACACCCGTGACAAAGCCCCATGAACAAGATGACGACAACGACGAAATCGACCTGATGGGGTTGTTGGGTACGCTGATCGACCATAAATGGCTGATTGCCGGCGTCACGGGCGTGTTTATGGCTGCTGGGGTTGCTTATGCCCTACTGGCTACACCGGTGTACCAGGCTAATGCGTTGATTCAGGTGGAGGCCAAGAAGAATGACCCTCTGGGCTTCTCCGATATCAGCAGCATGCTGGGTAAAGAGTCGCCATCGGCTACAGAAATCGAGCTGATCAAGTCCCGCAGAAATATCGGTGCTGCCGTAGATAATCTGAAGCTGGACATTGAAGTTGAACCCAATTACTTTCCGCTGATCGGCGAGTTTATGGCACGACGCTTCAAGCCGGATGCAGAAAATTCTGTGGCCAGCCCATTGTTCGGTATGAGCAGCTATGCATGGGGTGGTGAAAAACTGAAGATTGCCGAGCTGGAATTGCCCAAGGAATTGCTGGGCGAGGAACTGACACTGATCAGTGGTGACGCAGGCAGCTTTACCCTGCTGAATGAAGACGACAACGTACTAGCCAAAGGCCAAGTGGGTACGGCCATTAATGAAAATGGCGTCAGGCTGTTGGTAGAAACACTGCAAACCAACCCAGGAACAACATTCAGCGTGGTCCGTCAGCCCCGCCTGACTACCATCATGGCTTATCAGAAAGCGCTGGATATCTCCGAGCGCGGCAAAGAGTCCGGCATGATCGGCATGGCGCTGGAAGATACCAATCCTGAAGTCGCCATTCAGACCCTCAATGAAATCGCCCGCCTTTATGTACAGCAGAATATTGAGCGCACTTCGGCCGAAGCCGCGCAAAGCCTGGGCTTTCTGAAAGACCAGCTGCCACAGGTTCGCAAGGATCTGGAAAAAGCCGAAAACGCACTGAATGCCTTCCAGATTCGCAGCAAATCGATTGATATCAGCCTGGAAGCCAAAGCCATCCTCGATCAAATCGTGGCACTGGACACAAGCATCTCGACCCTGAAACTGCAACAAGCCGAGATGGATCGCAAGTTTACGCCTCAGCATCCGGCCTACCGCGCGCTGATGGGTCAACTGGCTGAGCTGACCGCCAAACAAAACCGTCTGGCCAAACAAGTTGAAGGCCTGCCCAGCACCCAACAGGAATTGCTCAGCCTGACCCGCGACCTGAAAGTCAGCACCGAGATCTATACCCAGTTACTTAACAAGTCCCAGGAGCTGGATGTAATGCGCGCCGGCGCAGTGGGCAACGTTCGCCTGATCGATACTGCAGACGTAGACCTTCGCTTCCCGGTCAAGCCTAAAAAGGCCCTGATCGTATTGATCGCCACTTTGCTCGGCGCCTTTCTGGCCATCGGCTATGTGTTGTTCCGCAAGGCATTGAACCGCGGCGTACAAAACCCGGACGATATCGAAAAACTCGGTCTACCGGTCTACGCCTCGATCCCCTTCAGTTCTCTGCAAAAAGTTGAAGATGAAAAGAGCCCAGGTGGCCGTGGTACACGTGTTACCCCGCTACTAGCAAGTAGCCATCCAACAGATCTGGCGATTGAAGGGTTGCGCAGCCTGCGTACCAGCCTGCACTTCGCCATGCTGGAAGCGGATAATAACCGCCTGATGATTTCCGGCCCAAGCCCCAAGGTTGGTAAATCCTTTGTCTCTGCCAACCTGGCCGCAGTGATTGCACAATCCGGCCAGCGTGTACTGCTGGTAGACGTGGATATGCGTAAAGGCTATATCCATAAAATGTTTGGCATCCCGGTTGAAAATGGCTTGTCCGATTTATTGGCAAAACGCTGCGATCTGAACACCGCCATTCATAAAACAGAAGTTGAAAACCTTGATGTCATTGGCCGAGGTCAAATTCCGCCAAATCCGTCCGAGTTGCTGATGCATAAGAACTTTACCGAGTTCCTTGAGCAAGTTAGTGCCGACTACGACCAGGTCATTCTCGATACACCGCCATTCCTCGCGGTGACTGATGCCGCCATTGTCGGCCGCCAGTCCGGTACCAACTTGATTGTGACCCGCTTTGAGCTAAACCCGGCCCGTGAAGTAGAGCTGACCATGCGTCGCTTTGCCCAAAATGGCATTGATCTTAAAGGCGCCATCTTCAACGGCGTTGAAAAACGGGCATCAGCCAAATATGGCTATGGTGCATACGGCTATTACAACTACGAATACAAATCCGACAGCGTTTAA
- a CDS encoding low molecular weight protein-tyrosine-phosphatase: MYGTKEAALFKRILIVCIGNICRSPTAEHLLRVALAPTDIVVSSAGLSAVKSKPIEATAAAVLEEHGHAVPEHISTQLTAAKINEADLILVMEQHHINGVLSLAPEARGKVFLLGKWQDNREINDPYRQGKPAFVHAYALIDAAVNAWAQRIKR, from the coding sequence ATGTATGGCACAAAGGAAGCTGCCTTGTTTAAACGAATCTTGATTGTCTGCATTGGCAATATTTGCCGCAGCCCTACCGCCGAGCATCTCTTGCGGGTCGCCCTTGCGCCTACCGACATCGTCGTGAGCTCCGCAGGCCTGAGCGCCGTAAAAAGCAAGCCCATCGAAGCCACAGCGGCGGCCGTTCTTGAAGAACATGGCCACGCTGTGCCTGAACATATCTCCACCCAGCTGACCGCCGCCAAAATAAATGAAGCCGATCTTATTTTGGTCATGGAACAACATCATATTAATGGTGTCCTAAGCCTCGCTCCAGAGGCTCGGGGCAAAGTTTTTCTGCTGGGCAAATGGCAAGACAACCGCGAAATCAACGACCCGTACCGCCAGGGCAAGCCTGCTTTTGTGCATGCGTACGCACTGATTGACGCCGCCGTAAATGCATGGGCCCAGCGGATCAAACGCTGA
- a CDS encoding DUF6124 family protein — translation MKKITPDPPVLALAAAEANDPLLDRAAAERALNYYLQNHKPLRPLGTALFAIPHSVNSEAALAQASDLLRCAGACANEAGNGLSGPARDLVLSVMHLVELAKGYVDKSLDTLATH, via the coding sequence ATGAAAAAGATCACCCCCGATCCACCCGTGTTAGCCCTCGCTGCTGCTGAGGCTAACGACCCGTTGCTGGACCGTGCCGCCGCTGAGCGCGCGCTCAATTACTACCTGCAAAACCATAAGCCTCTTCGCCCCTTGGGCACGGCCTTGTTTGCCATCCCGCACAGTGTCAATTCAGAAGCGGCCCTGGCCCAGGCGTCAGACTTGTTGCGTTGTGCGGGTGCCTGCGCGAATGAGGCGGGGAATGGCTTGAGCGGGCCCGCGCGCGATCTGGTGTTGTCGGTCATGCACTTGGTGGAGCTGGCCAAGGGGTATGTCGACAAGTCGCTGGATACGCTGGCAACGCACTGA
- a CDS encoding OsmC domain/YcaO domain-containing protein codes for MEIKVNFLDNLRLEAKFDDFTVVADQPIRYKGDGSAPGPFDYFLASSALCAAYFVKLYCSTRNIPTENIRLSQNNIVDPENRYNQIFKIQVELPADISEKDRQGILRSIDRCTVKKVVQAGPEFVIEEVENLDADAQALLMPASGSEGGTFIAGKDLPLEQTIANMSAILAGLGMKIEIASWRNIVPNVWSLHIRDAQSPMCFTNGKGATKEGALASALGEFIERLNCNFFYNDQFWGEEIANAEFVHYPDERWFKPGPEDELPGEILDPYCLKVYNREGELRGSHLIDTNSGNEARGICSLPFVRQSDGEVVYFPSNLIENLFLSNGMSAGNTLAEAQVQCLSEIFERAVKREIIEGEFALPDVPQAVLARYPSILAGIQALEEQGFPVLVKDASLGGEFPVMCVTLMNPRTGGVFASFGAHPSLEVALERSLTELLQGRSFEGLNDLPQPTFEGQAVTEPNNFVEHFIDSSGVVSWRFFSAKSDYEFVDWDFTSQGENANAEEAATLFAILEGMGKQVYMAVYEHIGAKACRILVPDYSEIYPADDLIWDNTNKALFFRADILDLHRLDEEALQGLVERLVESELDDYTDITTLIGIEFDDNTAWGQLTILELKLLIWLALEQYEEAKEAVEMFLQYNDNTVERGLFYQAVNAVLEMKLDEDLELEDYEANFRRMFGNERMDAAIGSVNSTVRFHGLTPTSIKLEGLDKHLRLIDSYKKLHAARARAAGLAG; via the coding sequence ATGGAAATCAAGGTCAACTTTCTCGACAACCTCCGACTTGAAGCCAAGTTCGATGACTTCACCGTGGTTGCCGATCAGCCCATCCGCTACAAGGGCGATGGTTCGGCTCCTGGTCCGTTCGATTACTTTCTGGCTTCGTCGGCGCTGTGCGCGGCTTACTTTGTGAAGTTGTACTGCTCGACACGCAATATTCCCACCGAGAATATTCGCCTGTCGCAGAACAATATTGTCGACCCCGAAAACCGCTATAACCAGATTTTCAAGATTCAGGTCGAGTTGCCGGCGGATATTTCCGAGAAGGACCGTCAGGGCATTCTGCGTTCCATCGACCGCTGCACGGTAAAGAAAGTGGTGCAGGCCGGCCCCGAGTTTGTCATTGAAGAGGTGGAGAACCTCGACGCCGATGCCCAGGCCCTGTTGATGCCGGCGTCCGGTTCTGAAGGCGGTACCTTTATCGCCGGCAAGGACCTGCCCCTGGAGCAGACCATCGCCAATATGTCCGCCATTCTGGCTGGCCTGGGGATGAAGATCGAAATCGCTTCGTGGCGCAATATCGTGCCCAATGTGTGGTCGCTGCATATTCGCGATGCGCAGTCGCCGATGTGTTTTACCAACGGCAAGGGCGCTACCAAGGAGGGCGCGCTGGCGTCGGCCCTGGGCGAGTTTATCGAGCGCCTGAACTGTAACTTCTTCTATAACGATCAGTTCTGGGGCGAGGAGATCGCCAATGCCGAGTTTGTGCATTACCCGGACGAGCGCTGGTTCAAGCCGGGGCCCGAGGATGAGTTGCCGGGCGAGATTCTCGACCCGTACTGCCTCAAGGTTTATAACCGCGAAGGTGAGCTGCGCGGCTCCCATCTGATCGATACCAACTCGGGTAATGAAGCACGCGGGATCTGTTCGCTGCCTTTCGTGCGCCAGTCAGATGGCGAAGTGGTGTACTTCCCCTCCAACCTGATCGAAAACCTGTTCCTGAGCAATGGCATGAGTGCCGGTAACACTCTGGCCGAAGCCCAGGTGCAGTGCCTCTCGGAGATTTTCGAACGGGCGGTCAAGCGCGAAATCATCGAGGGTGAGTTCGCCCTGCCGGATGTACCCCAGGCGGTGCTGGCCAGGTACCCGTCGATTCTGGCCGGGATCCAGGCGCTGGAAGAGCAGGGCTTCCCGGTGCTGGTCAAGGATGCGTCGCTGGGCGGTGAGTTCCCGGTGATGTGCGTGACCCTGATGAACCCGCGTACCGGTGGAGTGTTCGCTTCGTTCGGGGCGCACCCGAGCCTGGAAGTGGCGCTGGAGCGCAGCCTGACCGAGTTGCTGCAGGGCCGCAGCTTTGAGGGGCTTAACGATTTGCCACAGCCGACCTTCGAAGGTCAGGCGGTAACCGAGCCGAACAACTTCGTCGAGCACTTTATCGATTCCAGCGGTGTGGTGTCGTGGCGCTTCTTCAGTGCCAAATCCGATTACGAGTTTGTCGACTGGGATTTCACCAGTCAGGGCGAAAACGCCAATGCCGAAGAAGCCGCGACCCTGTTCGCGATTCTCGAGGGCATGGGCAAGCAGGTGTATATGGCGGTGTACGAGCATATCGGCGCCAAGGCCTGCCGCATTCTGGTTCCGGATTATTCGGAAATCTACCCGGCTGACGATCTGATCTGGGACAACACCAACAAGGCGCTGTTTTTCCGTGCCGATATCCTTGACCTGCATCGCCTTGACGAAGAAGCGCTGCAGGGGCTGGTCGAGCGCCTGGTGGAAAGCGAGCTGGATGATTACACCGATATCACCACGTTGATCGGTATCGAGTTTGACGACAATACCGCCTGGGGCCAGTTGACCATCCTGGAGTTGAAGCTGCTGATCTGGCTCGCCCTTGAGCAGTATGAAGAGGCGAAAGAGGCGGTGGAGATGTTCCTGCAGTACAACGACAACACCGTGGAGCGCGGTTTGTTCTACCAGGCGGTGAATGCGGTGCTGGAGATGAAACTGGACGAAGATCTGGAGCTGGAAGATTACGAGGCCAATTTCCGCCGTATGTTTGGTAACGAGCGTATGGACGCCGCCATCGGTTCGGTGAACAGTACAGTGCGTTTCCATGGTTTGACCCCCACCAGCATCAAGCTGGAAGGGCTGGACAAGCACCTGCGCCTGATTGACAGCTACAAGAAGCTGCATGCTGCGCGGGCCAGGGCAGCGGGCCTGGCCGGCTAA